The Streptomyces sp. NBC_00344 genome includes a window with the following:
- a CDS encoding helix-turn-helix domain-containing protein, with translation MSRTSSAQPDPRATLRGGLPDRYLTPDDIAEIFGVPRETVYQWRKKHTGPPGFRIGKHLRYDPDDVSAYVRQRKTAAAA, from the coding sequence ATGAGCCGAACCAGTTCCGCTCAGCCCGACCCCCGCGCCACCCTTCGCGGCGGCCTACCAGATCGGTACCTCACTCCCGACGACATCGCCGAGATCTTCGGCGTCCCCCGCGAAACCGTCTACCAGTGGCGCAAGAAGCACACCGGCCCGCCCGGCTTCCGTATCGGCAAACACCTCCGCTACGACCCCGACGACGTGAGCGCCTACGTGAGGCAACGCAAGACCGCTGCCGCCGCCTAA
- a CDS encoding penicillin-binding transpeptidase domain-containing protein, translating to MRGGTKMGLVGGVFAIVLSGVGYGAYNVWTGLNSTSGGGGGSTTQAAPVRTGPPSGDEISRTAKDFLAAWASGDADKASQLTNNATDAQPLLAGYSEDAHVSKVTLSPGAAAGAKVPYTVKATVSYEGKTKPWSYSSSLTVVRGLSTGKALVDWEPSVIHPDLKKGETIRTGEAASAPIKAVDRNGTELTKEKYPSLGPVLDALRDKYGDKAGGKPGIETAIESGSADSAPARTLVVLAKGKPALLHTTLDAGVQAAAETAVRKFSESSVAAVSAGTGEIRAVANNRADGFNAAMQGKLAPGSTMKIMTAAMLINNGLASEHSPVLCPPDVTWQSQTFHNLDNFSISGGTLAMSFARSCNTAFIKPVGILNNRHIADTALPSTAEKYFGIGKVWNVGIPSFDGSVPQTTGPNTAAAMIGQGLVQMDPLNMASVTATARNGTFRQPVIVPKSLIDGGRATGQSLPYNTAQQLRDMMHLTATAPYGTGTVAMSGVGGYKGAKTGSAEVDAQGKSNSWFTGFSDDLAAAAVVQSGGHGGDAAGPVVAAVLRAG from the coding sequence ATGCGTGGTGGGACAAAGATGGGTCTGGTCGGCGGGGTGTTCGCCATCGTGCTCAGCGGTGTGGGGTACGGCGCCTACAACGTATGGACGGGGCTCAACAGCACCAGCGGTGGCGGAGGCGGCAGCACGACACAGGCCGCGCCGGTGCGGACCGGGCCGCCGAGCGGGGACGAGATCAGCCGTACGGCAAAGGACTTCCTAGCCGCGTGGGCGAGTGGCGACGCAGACAAGGCCTCGCAGCTCACCAACAACGCGACCGACGCACAGCCCCTGCTGGCCGGCTACTCCGAGGACGCGCATGTCAGCAAGGTGACGCTGTCACCGGGGGCGGCGGCCGGCGCGAAGGTGCCGTACACGGTCAAGGCCACCGTCTCGTACGAGGGGAAGACCAAGCCCTGGTCGTACTCATCCTCGTTGACCGTGGTCAGAGGGCTGAGCACGGGCAAGGCCCTGGTCGACTGGGAACCGTCGGTGATCCACCCGGACCTCAAGAAGGGCGAGACGATCAGGACCGGCGAGGCGGCCTCCGCGCCGATCAAGGCCGTCGACCGGAACGGGACCGAACTGACGAAGGAGAAGTACCCCTCGCTCGGACCGGTGCTGGACGCATTGCGGGATAAGTACGGCGACAAGGCGGGCGGCAAGCCAGGCATCGAAACCGCCATTGAGAGCGGTTCCGCCGACAGCGCGCCGGCCAGGACGCTGGTGGTACTGGCCAAGGGCAAGCCGGCGCTGCTGCACACCACGCTGGATGCCGGGGTGCAGGCGGCGGCCGAGACGGCGGTGAGGAAGTTCAGCGAGTCGTCGGTGGCCGCGGTGTCGGCCGGTACCGGCGAGATACGGGCGGTCGCCAACAACCGGGCGGACGGCTTCAACGCGGCGATGCAGGGCAAGCTCGCGCCCGGCTCGACGATGAAGATCATGACGGCCGCGATGCTCATCAACAACGGCCTGGCCAGTGAGCACAGCCCGGTCCTGTGCCCGCCGGACGTCACCTGGCAGAGCCAGACATTCCACAACCTGGACAACTTCTCGATATCCGGCGGCACGCTCGCGATGAGCTTCGCCCGCTCCTGCAACACCGCTTTCATCAAGCCTGTCGGCATACTCAACAACCGCCACATCGCGGACACCGCGCTGCCCTCGACGGCGGAGAAGTACTTCGGCATCGGCAAGGTCTGGAACGTCGGCATCCCCTCGTTCGACGGCAGCGTCCCGCAGACCACCGGACCCAACACCGCGGCGGCGATGATCGGTCAGGGCCTGGTCCAGATGGACCCGCTCAATATGGCGTCCGTCACCGCAACCGCCCGCAACGGCACCTTCCGCCAGCCGGTCATCGTGCCGAAGTCCCTGATCGACGGCGGGCGCGCCACCGGGCAGTCCCTGCCGTACAACACCGCGCAACAGCTCCGCGACATGATGCATCTCACCGCGACCGCGCCGTACGGCACGGGCACCGTGGCCATGTCCGGCGTCGGTGGCTACAAGGGAGCCAAGACCGGTTCGGCCGAGGTGGACGCGCAGGGCAAGTCCAACAGCTGGTTCACCGGATTCAGCGACGATCTGGCCGCCGCTGCCGTCGTCCAGTCCGGCGGGCACGGCGGGGATGCCGCAGGTCCGGTGGTCGCGGCGGTGCTCCGCGCGGGGTGA
- a CDS encoding serine hydrolase domain-containing protein — protein sequence MDVQGTVADGFDAVRDAFVGNFGQRGERGAAVTVYRDGHKVVDLWGGTRDAEGSEPWALDTAQVVRSATKGVAAAVPLLLHQRGQLDLDAPVSTYWPEFKAGGKERALVRDLLAHRGGVPMLDRPLTPAEAIDGQSGPRAVAAQQAAWEPGTDHGYHAQTYSWLLSELVRRVTGRTIGRWIAEEIARPLDIDFWVGLPAEEAHRVGRIGPVEAPPVGGRLKIRPKRSVSEAYADPGSLTSRAFGAIAPFPDENAPEYRAAELPASAGISTARALARVYASMIGSVDNGTRLFAPATLALARTEESSGPDRVLVVNTRFGLGFMLHGPASPLLGPGSFGHPGRGGSLGFADPESGIALGYVTNGLQKGVTADPRAQALVRAVRSAA from the coding sequence GTGGACGTCCAGGGGACAGTGGCGGACGGTTTCGATGCGGTCAGGGACGCCTTTGTCGGCAACTTCGGCCAGCGCGGTGAGCGCGGGGCCGCCGTCACCGTCTACCGCGACGGTCACAAGGTCGTCGACCTCTGGGGCGGCACCAGGGACGCCGAGGGCTCCGAGCCCTGGGCGCTCGACACCGCCCAGGTCGTCCGGTCGGCGACCAAGGGAGTCGCCGCGGCCGTCCCGCTGCTGCTGCACCAGCGAGGTCAGCTCGACCTCGACGCCCCCGTCTCCACGTACTGGCCGGAGTTCAAGGCGGGCGGCAAGGAGCGCGCGCTGGTCCGGGACCTCCTCGCCCACCGGGGTGGAGTGCCGATGCTCGACCGGCCGCTCACACCCGCGGAGGCCATCGACGGGCAGTCGGGGCCGCGGGCGGTCGCAGCCCAGCAGGCCGCCTGGGAGCCGGGCACCGACCACGGCTATCACGCCCAGACATACAGCTGGCTGCTGAGCGAGCTGGTGAGGCGGGTGACCGGACGCACCATCGGCCGGTGGATCGCCGAGGAGATCGCCCGCCCCCTCGACATCGACTTCTGGGTGGGGCTGCCCGCTGAGGAGGCCCACCGGGTCGGCCGGATCGGACCGGTCGAAGCGCCCCCGGTCGGCGGCCGGCTGAAGATCAGGCCCAAGCGCTCGGTGAGCGAGGCGTACGCCGACCCCGGCTCGCTCACCAGCCGCGCCTTCGGCGCCATCGCCCCGTTCCCCGACGAGAACGCACCCGAGTACCGCGCCGCCGAACTGCCCGCGTCCGCCGGGATATCCACTGCCCGCGCACTCGCCCGGGTCTACGCGTCGATGATCGGCTCTGTCGACAACGGGACCCGGCTCTTCGCCCCGGCGACGCTGGCCCTCGCCCGCACCGAGGAATCGTCGGGCCCCGACCGTGTCCTCGTCGTCAACACCCGCTTCGGGCTGGGCTTCATGCTGCACGGTCCGGCGTCGCCACTGCTCGGCCCCGGCTCGTTCGGCCACCCCGGCCGCGGCGGTTCGCTCGGCTTCGCGGACCCGGAGTCGGGGATCGCGCTCGGATATGTGACCAATGGCCTGCAGAAGGGAGTGACGGCTGACCCCCGCGCCCAGGCTCTGGTCAGGGCGGTGCGGTCGGCGGCATGA
- a CDS encoding DMT family transporter codes for MTLTVITAVVIAAITHASWNAIAHHIKDQLLSFTLISGGGAALGLLAASFVPFPAAAAWPYLIGSAALHVTYMLLLMRSFTLGDFGQMYPIARGTAPLVVTVLAAAFVHETPDGWQLAGVAVSCTGLVGVALWGLRGSRPHWPAIAAALATGLAIASYTTVDGVGVRASGSSLGYIAWLMILEGIAIPVYALHRRRALLMPQLKPYAVRGLIGAAMSVVAYGLVLWAQTRAPLAPIAALRESSIIVGAAIGAVFFKERFGRPRIAAAGLMVVGIGLMLHAG; via the coding sequence GTGACGCTGACGGTCATCACCGCGGTGGTCATCGCCGCGATCACGCACGCCAGTTGGAACGCGATAGCCCACCACATCAAGGACCAGCTGCTCTCGTTCACACTCATATCCGGCGGCGGGGCCGCACTCGGGCTGCTCGCGGCGTCGTTCGTGCCGTTCCCGGCCGCCGCCGCATGGCCGTATCTGATCGGCTCGGCCGCTCTGCACGTCACCTACATGCTGCTGCTGATGCGCTCGTTCACCCTCGGCGACTTCGGGCAGATGTACCCGATCGCGCGAGGCACCGCACCTCTGGTGGTGACCGTGCTGGCCGCGGCCTTCGTGCATGAGACCCCGGACGGCTGGCAGCTGGCGGGTGTCGCTGTCTCCTGCACCGGGCTCGTCGGGGTGGCCCTGTGGGGCCTGCGGGGCTCCCGCCCGCACTGGCCGGCCATCGCCGCCGCCCTGGCGACCGGCCTTGCCATCGCCTCGTACACCACGGTCGACGGCGTCGGGGTGCGCGCATCCGGTTCGTCGCTCGGCTATATCGCCTGGCTCATGATCCTCGAAGGCATCGCCATCCCGGTCTACGCCCTTCACCGCCGACGCGCCCTGCTTATGCCCCAGTTGAAGCCGTACGCGGTGCGCGGGCTCATCGGCGCGGCCATGTCCGTCGTGGCGTACGGCCTGGTCCTGTGGGCCCAGACCCGGGCGCCGCTCGCGCCGATAGCGGCGCTGCGCGAGTCGTCGATCATCGTGGGTGCGGCGATAGGAGCCGTCTTCTTCAAGGAACGCTTCGGCCGGCCACGCATCGCGGCAGCCGGACTGATGGTCGTCGGCATCGGCCTGATGCTGCACGCCGGGTAG
- a CDS encoding YbaK/EbsC family protein gives MSSSEPAVHPRFAEALRDLGLTVEVRTFPEATRTAVEAAAAIGCELSAIVKSLIFEADGVPVLVLMDGSSRVDVDLVRAVLGAEKVTRADAALVRETTGYAIGGVPPFGHRTRTRVVADRGLLRHPVVWAAAGTPHTVFALEPKSLVAYAGATPADVREDAA, from the coding sequence ATGAGTTCTTCCGAACCTGCTGTCCACCCACGGTTCGCCGAAGCGTTGCGGGACCTCGGCCTGACGGTCGAGGTCCGCACCTTCCCCGAAGCCACCCGCACCGCCGTCGAAGCCGCGGCCGCCATCGGCTGCGAGCTGAGCGCGATCGTCAAGTCGCTGATCTTCGAGGCCGACGGGGTTCCCGTGCTGGTCCTGATGGACGGGTCCTCGCGCGTCGATGTCGATCTCGTACGCGCCGTGCTCGGCGCCGAGAAGGTCACGCGTGCCGATGCCGCGCTGGTACGCGAGACCACCGGATACGCCATCGGCGGCGTCCCGCCGTTCGGCCACCGCACCCGCACCCGGGTCGTCGCCGACCGGGGGCTGCTGCGACACCCGGTGGTGTGGGCAGCCGCCGGGACCCCGCACACGGTCTTCGCGCTGGAGCCGAAGTCGCTGGTCGCGTACGCGGGTGCCACGCCGGCCGACGTCCGGGAGGACGCCGCGTGA
- a CDS encoding SDR family NAD(P)-dependent oxidoreductase codes for MERTGRFDGYAVLITGAGRGIGEATARRFADEGARVLVTDLDGARAEKAAATIPGAASFACDVTDRTAVEAAVAHAVAEFGALDVLVNNAYACSPDTPLFEDQDDASWHRDLDATLSGAFRASRAALPHLAAAGGRGAIVNVGSVNGAQDFGNHGYSAAKAGLTSLTRTLAGSAAPRGVRVNLVEPGTIRSEAWAGRDRALARLAPVYPLGRVGEPDDIAAAIAFLASSDASWITGTTLRVDGGLLAVNTSFRRALPTESDEAEQGDAEPDDS; via the coding sequence ATGGAGCGAACGGGGCGGTTCGACGGGTACGCGGTACTGATCACCGGTGCGGGACGAGGGATCGGCGAAGCCACCGCACGGAGATTCGCCGATGAGGGCGCCCGTGTCCTGGTCACCGACCTGGACGGCGCGCGCGCCGAGAAGGCCGCGGCGACCATCCCCGGCGCGGCGTCGTTCGCCTGCGATGTCACCGACCGGACCGCCGTCGAGGCGGCCGTGGCGCATGCGGTGGCCGAGTTCGGCGCCCTCGACGTCCTGGTCAACAACGCCTACGCCTGTTCCCCCGACACCCCGCTCTTCGAGGACCAGGACGACGCGTCATGGCACCGTGACCTGGACGCAACCCTGTCCGGAGCGTTCCGGGCCTCACGGGCCGCGCTGCCGCACCTCGCGGCAGCCGGCGGGCGTGGCGCCATCGTCAACGTCGGCTCCGTCAACGGCGCGCAGGACTTCGGCAACCACGGCTACAGCGCGGCCAAGGCGGGCCTGACGAGCCTCACCCGCACCCTGGCCGGCTCGGCCGCGCCCCGCGGCGTACGAGTCAATCTGGTCGAGCCCGGCACCATCCGCTCCGAGGCCTGGGCCGGTCGCGACCGCGCCCTGGCACGGCTCGCTCCGGTCTACCCGCTGGGACGAGTGGGCGAGCCGGACGACATCGCGGCGGCCATCGCCTTCCTCGCCTCGTCCGACGCCTCCTGGATCACCGGAACGACTCTGCGGGTGGACGGCGGGCTGCTGGCGGTCAACACGTCGTTCCGCCGGGCACTTCCCACTGAGAGCGACGAGGCCGAGCAGGGCGACGCCGAGCCGGACGACAGCTGA
- a CDS encoding tyrosine-type recombinase/integrase, whose protein sequence is MAGHIQDRWYKTETTQDGKTRKVKSERHGTGMRYRARYVGPDGTEKSKSFPDRQKRLAEQWLNETAADMSRGQYIDPRAARITFQQFAEKWVATHTTEINSREAAERRLRLHAYPFIGTRPLASFQPGHIRTWLGELETRVPASSHRRIIFGTVSAALSAAVDDTLLAKNPCRARSVQIPKASPPRVVPWTSARVFGVRAALPERMRATVDVAGGCGLRQGEVFGLSVDEINETGGWLALGHQLKRIRGKFVFALPKGGKVRDVPLPHAVSTALREHSEKYAPVEVTLPWRTPDGPPVTKRLIFTGASGDHVRVSHFNDRIWKPALAVAGIIPQPEEGQRYAAAPEDGMHALRHFYASVLLDAGENIRALSQYLGHSDPGFTLRTYTHLMPSSEGRTRKAVDSLYEAPPEHDHGPETAP, encoded by the coding sequence GTGGCCGGCCACATCCAAGACCGCTGGTACAAGACCGAAACCACCCAGGATGGCAAGACCCGAAAGGTCAAGAGCGAGCGACACGGCACCGGCATGCGCTACCGCGCCCGCTACGTCGGCCCTGACGGCACAGAGAAGAGCAAGTCATTCCCCGACCGGCAGAAGCGCCTTGCAGAGCAGTGGCTGAATGAGACGGCCGCCGACATGTCGCGGGGGCAGTACATCGATCCCCGCGCGGCGCGCATCACCTTTCAGCAGTTCGCAGAGAAGTGGGTAGCGACTCACACGACCGAGATCAACAGCCGTGAAGCGGCAGAACGGCGGCTCCGACTCCACGCGTATCCGTTCATCGGAACGCGCCCCCTTGCGTCCTTCCAGCCGGGTCACATCCGCACGTGGCTGGGCGAGCTGGAGACCAGGGTTCCCGCCAGCTCCCACCGGCGCATCATCTTCGGAACGGTCTCGGCTGCTCTCAGCGCGGCCGTGGATGACACGCTGCTGGCAAAGAACCCATGCCGAGCTCGATCGGTACAGATTCCCAAGGCGAGCCCTCCCCGAGTCGTTCCATGGACTTCGGCTCGGGTATTCGGCGTTCGCGCCGCACTCCCTGAACGCATGCGAGCAACAGTGGATGTGGCCGGCGGATGCGGTCTACGACAAGGCGAGGTCTTCGGACTGTCGGTAGATGAAATTAACGAAACGGGCGGCTGGCTCGCTTTGGGGCATCAGCTGAAGCGCATTCGCGGCAAGTTCGTCTTTGCTCTGCCCAAGGGCGGGAAAGTACGAGACGTGCCACTCCCCCACGCCGTATCCACCGCCCTTCGTGAGCACTCCGAGAAATACGCCCCGGTCGAGGTGACGTTGCCATGGCGCACTCCCGATGGGCCTCCTGTGACGAAGCGGCTCATCTTCACCGGAGCGTCCGGCGACCACGTAAGGGTGAGCCACTTCAACGACCGAATCTGGAAGCCTGCTCTCGCGGTCGCGGGCATCATTCCGCAGCCTGAGGAGGGCCAGCGGTATGCAGCGGCTCCCGAGGACGGCATGCACGCGTTGAGGCACTTCTACGCGTCGGTCCTACTCGATGCTGGCGAGAACATCCGGGCCCTGAGTCAGTACCTCGGTCACTCCGACCCAGGGTTCACGCTGCGGACGTACACGCACCTGATGCCGAGCAGCGAGGGACGTACCCGCAAGGCCGTGGACAGTCTGTACGAGGCGCCCCCGGAGCATGATCACGGCCCAGAGACGGCCCCATAG
- a CDS encoding histone deacetylase codes for MTTAHPIDPGRTKDRSPRQVWYASYGSNMHLERLTYYIKGGRPPGASVTHPGCRDRDLPRRSIPVELPGTLFFATESRVWGGGRAFYDPHGEGRVLARAHLVSASQFSDIAAQEMYREPCGDLDLTEVLATGVARLGDGRYETLVCPGQVDGLPVVTFTAPWGANDVPGTEPSSSYVRCLALGLLEAGPWDAATVAAYVASAPGAGVRWTAQAVRTLTGQ; via the coding sequence ATGACGACCGCACACCCGATTGACCCGGGCCGAACGAAAGACCGGTCCCCGAGGCAGGTCTGGTACGCCTCGTACGGCTCCAACATGCACCTGGAGCGGCTCACTTACTACATCAAAGGAGGCAGGCCGCCCGGCGCGAGCGTCACGCACCCGGGGTGCAGGGACCGCGACCTGCCGCGACGGTCCATTCCCGTGGAGCTGCCGGGGACCCTGTTCTTCGCTACGGAGTCACGTGTCTGGGGCGGCGGCCGGGCTTTCTACGACCCTCACGGAGAGGGGCGGGTGCTCGCGCGGGCTCATCTGGTCTCGGCGTCGCAGTTCTCCGACATCGCCGCCCAGGAGATGTACAGGGAGCCGTGCGGTGACCTCGATCTGACGGAGGTACTCGCGACCGGCGTCGCACGACTGGGTGACGGGCGCTACGAGACGCTCGTCTGTCCCGGGCAGGTGGACGGTCTGCCCGTGGTCACCTTCACCGCCCCTTGGGGCGCGAACGACGTGCCAGGGACCGAGCCCTCTTCGTCATACGTGCGGTGCCTCGCCCTCGGCCTGCTGGAGGCCGGGCCGTGGGACGCGGCCACGGTGGCCGCCTACGTCGCGTCGGCCCCTGGAGCCGGCGTCCGGTGGACCGCGCAAGCCGTCCGCACGCTGACGGGGCAGTGA